A single window of Eucalyptus grandis isolate ANBG69807.140 chromosome 1, ASM1654582v1, whole genome shotgun sequence DNA harbors:
- the LOC104443957 gene encoding transcription factor bHLH106: MQPESSPEGPSLYQLLAGAGLINVGSYGGGFPVSCEQHQLLPPGGLLQQSFCSSSSNFSYGPFDASANFLSDSGAPEDRTIAALKNHKEAEKRRRARINSHLDKLRSLLPCNSKTDKATLLAMVVQRVRELKQQASDITALDMFPSESDEISVLSSDCSSDGKLIFKASLCCEDRSDLLPDLIEILKSLHLKVQKAEMATLGGRVRNVLVVAADKDHSVESIHFLQNALKSLLERSSSAERSKRRRVLDRKIIMS, from the exons ATGCAGCCGGAGAGCTCACCGGAGGGCCCTTCCCTCTACCAGCTCCTCGCAGGAGCCGGCCTCATCAACGTCGGGTCCTACGGCGGCGGCTTCCCGGTGAGCTGCGAGCAGCACCAGCTCCTTCCCCCCGGGGGGCTCCTCCAGCAGAGCTTCTGCAGCAGCTCCTCGAACTTCAGCTACGGCCCCTTCGACGCCTCCGCGAACTTCCTCTCGGACTCCGGGGCCCCCGAGGACCGGACGATCGCCGCGCTGAAGAATCACAAGGAGGccgagaagaggcggagggctCGGATCAACTCGCACCTCGATAAGCTCAGGAGTCTCCTCCCTTGCAACTCCAAG ACTGATAAAGCCACGCTGCTTGCGATGGTCGTCCAACGCGTGAGGGAACTGAAACAGCAGGCGTCTGACATAACTGCGCTCGACATGTTCCCTTCGGAGTCCGATGAGATCTCGGTTCTCTCCAGCGACTGTTCGAGCGATGGCAAGCTCATATTCAAGGCCTCCTTGTGCTGCGAGGATCGGTCCGATCTCCTGCCCGACCTGATCGAGATCCTGAAATCCCTCCACCTGAAGGTCCAGAAAGCGGAGATGGCGACCCTCGGAGGGAGAGTCCGTAATGTCCTCGTCGTGGCCGCCGACAAGGATCACAGCGTCGAGTCTATTCATTTCCTGCAAAACGCACTGAAGTCGCTGCTCGAGCGATCAAGCTCTGCCGAGAGGTCGAAGAGGAGGCGCGTGCTGGACCGTAAAATCATCATGTCATGA
- the LOC104443981 gene encoding dual specificity protein phosphatase 12, which produces MHLVRENLFIGNISDAAEVLQNGSAEVTHILSVLSSASVSFFTEWRSSLTIPSKEIKKVYVGGSGGAVNSEDAGDDGSKSCLSPEKLLYSLEHAGKDLKFVRMAVSIKDTESEVLLDYFDPCLEFIEKSRKEGSVLVHCFAGVSRSAAIITAYLMRSEQLSAKDALESLRQSCEFVCPNDGFLEQLQMFEEMGFKVNRDSPIYKKFRLRVLGDSYNRGEKIDSSKFAADPGLPTEAPSEVKASQNGPVDRKITYRCQKCRRIVASQDNVVDHVPGEGETSFGWNKRRGGNPYNKSDEFGCSSIFIEPLRWMTAVEEGALEGKLSCAHCDARLGYFNWSGIQCSCGSWITPAFQLHKSRVDISSVRC; this is translated from the exons ATGCACCTTGTTCGCGAAAATCTGTTCATTGGGAATATTTCAGATGCAGCAGAAGTCCTCCAAAATGGCAGCGCTGAAGTTACTCATATTCTGTCGGTACTGAGCTCTGCCTCCGTATCGTTTTTCACCGAGTGGCGTAGCAGTTTAACAATACCCAGTAAAGAAATCAAGAAGGTCTATGTTGGAGGGTCCGGTGGTGCTGTGAATTCTGAGGATGCTGGGGACGATGGGTCCAAGAGTTGTTTGTCGCCTGAGAAGCTCTTGTATTCACTGGAGCATGCGGGGAAGGATTTGAAGTTCGTGAGAATGGCTGTGTCAATTAAGGATACGGAGAGTGAGGTCTTGTTGGATTATTTTGATCCATGCTTGGAATTCATTGAAAAGAGTCGGAAAGAGGGGTCGGTCTTGGTACATTGCTTCGCTGGAGTGTCTAGAAG TGCAGCTATTATTACAGCATATCTGATGAGATCAGAGCAACTATCTGCAAAAG ACGCACTTGAATCCCTGCGGCAAAGTTGCGAGTTTGTTTGCCCAAATGATGGTTTTTTAGAGCAG TTACAAATGTTTGAGGAAATGGGCTTCAAAGTCAATCGAGACAGCCCCATTTACAAGAAGTTTCGACTGAGAGTTCTGG GCGATTCTTACAACCGTGGGGAGAAAATAGACAGTTCCAAGTTTGCAGCAGATCCAGGCTTGCCAACAGAAGCTCCATCTGAAGTCAAAGCATCTCAAAATGGACCGGTTGACCGCAAGATTACCTACCGTTGCCAGAAGTGCAGAAGGATTGTGGCTTCGCAAGACAATGTTGTGGATCATGTTCCAGGAGAGGGCGAAACATCCTTTGGGTGGAACAAGAGAAGAGGCGGCAACCCTTATAACAAATCTGATGAGTTTGGGTGCTCTTCTATATTTATCGAGCCTTTGCGATGGATGACAGCTG TTGAAGAAGGGGCATTGGAGGGCAAGTTATCTTGTGCACATTGCGATGCTCGCCTTGGTTACTTCAATTGGTCGGGTATCCAGTGCAGTTGTGGTAGTTGGATCACCCCTGCTTTTCAGCTCCATAAAAGCCGAGTCGACATCAGCAGCGTCCGATGCTAA
- the LOC104443965 gene encoding rhomboid-like protein 20: MNGGPSGFNNAPVTRSFIVASAIFTVFSGIQGGAHKLGFSYQDVYQKVNFLKILESAFAFSSTPELMFGLYMLYYFRVFERQIGSNKYSVFILFSSMTSIICEVLALALLKDTSLKFTPGPYGLIFASFIPFYLDIPVSTKIRVFGVQFSDKSFIYLAGLQLLLSSWKRSIYPGICGFVAGSLYRMNFFYIRKAKFPEFISSFFARLSWPSIGRMPATSTRNAMGSMPSYAVRPVEPNYPAPVPSTPEPLEASIATLVSMGFDRSSARQALIQARNDVNVATNILLESQSL, encoded by the exons ATGAATGGCGGCCCCTCTGGCTTCA ATAATGCGCCGGTCACCAGATCGTTCATCGTTGCTTCCGCGATCTTCACCGTCTTCTCCGGCATCCAGGGTGGCGCCCACAAGCTCGGATTCTCTTACCAG GATGTATACCAAAAGGTTAATTTCTTGAAGATATTAGAGTCGGCATTCGCCTTCTCATCTACACCGGAGCTAATGTTTGGGCTCTACATGCTATACTACTTTCGGGTTTTTGAAAGACAGATTGGTTCCAATAAGTACTCG GTCTTTATATTGTTCTCATCCATGACATCAATTATATGTGAAGTCCTTGCACTTGCACTCCTTAAAG ATACCTCCTTAAAATTTACTCCTGGACCTTATGGTCTTATATTTGCATCATTCATACCCTTTTACTTGGACATTCCAGTATCAACAAAAATTCGGGTCTTTGGTGTCCAATTCTCAGATAAATCTTTCATTTATCTAGCTGGTCTGCAG CTTCTGCTATCATCTTGGAAAAGATCTATATACCCAGGAATTTGTGGCTTTGTAGCTGGTTCATTGTATCGCATGAACTTCTTCTACATCAGAAAGGCAAAG TTTCCAGAgttcatttcttcattttttgcgCGGCTTTCATGGCCGTCTATTGGAAGGATGCCTGCAACATCTACTAGGAATGCCATGGGAAGTATGCCATCCTATGCTGTTCGCCCAGTAGAG CCAAACTATCCTGCTCCAGTGCCTTCCACCCCAGAGCCATTGGAGGCATCGATTGCCACACTTGTTTCGATGGGATTTGACCGGAGCTCTGCCAGACAAGCGCTCATCCAAGCAAGAAACGATGTCAATGTGGCGACAAACATCCTTCTTGAATCTCAATCCCTGTAG